From the Acidobacteriota bacterium genome, the window CCATCAGAGCCTGCTTCATGCGCTCCGGAATCTGTTTGTATTCCAGCGGGATGCGGCGTTCCAGCGACAATTCTCCAATCACCGTCGTTCCGTCATCGGCGAACACCTTTGTGACTTCGGGCGGACGATAATCTGCCAGCGAATCCACATCATCGGCAAAACTGCTGATGCTGATCTGGCAAGCGAACGCAGCCCCGGACATCAACCCCGCAAGCGCGGCAAGCGTCAACAAGGACCGGAAATTGGCTGACCGCAGGAAATCTTCGACCCGAAACCTGAGGTCCGTGAGCATCTCTTGCCAATTGCTGCCGGTTGGAGAATGACGCGAGCCGTTTGGCTCATCATCAGGCGACTGGAAATAGTCTCTATCTGACATAGCGATGAGATTATAGCAGCCTGATGCCGCTCTGACTCAAGCTGGTCGAAGCACAGTTTTACAAATCGCAAAAAATAGAAACTCCGCCGCTCCCCTGCCAAAGGTCGCCAAAGTGACTCAAAAGATCGCCCGCTACAAACCCCATTTGCTCTTTATTTTCATAAAGTTGCGCCGCCTTGGCGCAAGAATGCGGCCATTTCTGATTGATTCCGCGAAACGGCGAACGCCAGCGGCGTTTTGCCATCTTCTGTTTTTGCGTTGATTTCCGCGCCATGTTCCAGCAGCAACTTGGCAAACTCCAGGTCACCGTTGGCGGCGACTTCGTGCAGGGGCGTGAAACCGCCTTCGGCTTGCCGAGCATTCACTTTCGCGCCGCGAGCGATTAACAAACGAGCAATCCCGATTTGCCGGGCAGCCACGGCGGAATGTAGCGGCGTTACTTTCATGGATTCCCGGCTGGCGGCATTCACGTCGGCTCCGGCTGCCAGCAATACTTCGACTGTTTCCCGGTGACCGAAAAACGTCGCCAACCCAAGAGGGAAAAATCCATCCGGCGCATAAGCGTTAACCAAGGCCGAATCCTGTTTGAGCAATGTACGAACGCGTTGTGTCTGGCCAGTCGCGGCAGCTTCAAAAATGTTCAGTTCAATGCCTGTTTCCAGTAACACAGCGGCGATTTCTTTTTTATCGTAATACGTCGCCCTCAGTACCGCCGAAGTGCCTTTTCCATCCCTTGCCCGCGCAAGTTGCGGGTCGGCTTTGAGCATTTCTTTCACTTTGGCGACATCGCCCTGTGTGATCGCCTTAAAAAACTCCTGAACCGCCGGTTCGCCTTTCTGCCCGGCAACAGCCGGTTGCGTGAAAGCGGCAATCGCCAGAATTGTTGCCAAAGCCAAAAGTCTGAATTTCATCTTCCCTCCTTCTGAGCCGTCATTCCCGCGCGCCTTTTTGGCGCAGCAGGTCTGCGGCCAAATCCTGTTGGTTTTCAATCGCCACACGCAACGGCGTGCAGCCCGCGTCATCCGGCGCATTCGGATCGGCTCCGTGCGCCAACAAAGGTTCGATCAATTCCATCAGCCCATACCCGGCCACATAATGCAGCGCTGTCCACCCCGAACGCGGCCAGCCTTTTCCCCCGCGGTGCGCATTCACATCCGAACCGTGTTCGATCAACAATCGAGCTGTTTCGATTTGCCGACCGAATAAAGCCGCATGCAACGGCGTCACTTGCAACGGATGTCGCGCTACAGCGCTGGCATTCGCACCTTGGTTCAACAAAAACTCCGTCGTTTCGGAATGGCCGAAATGCGCAGCCAGCCCAAGCGGCGTGAAGCCTTCCGCCGAATAGGAATTCAACAAAGCGGCGTTTTCGCGAAGTAATGCGGCAACGCGATCCGTTTTGCCGATGGCGGCGGCTTCGTGAATGTCCGGCTGAACTCCGGCTTTGAACAACAATTCGGCCACGGCTTGCTGGCCGGAATTGACCGCCAGAATCAGCGCCGTATTTCCCAGCCAGTCTCTGGCCGTCAGCAATCGGCGATTTTGTTGTAGCAATTCTTTCACGCGCGATGCGTCGCCAGTTCGCGCTGCATTGAGGATTTCGATCACGCTGGCGGCGAATCGTTCATCTTGTGACGGACGGTTTTCACGCAAGGTGTCGGCAACCACATCCAGCAACAATTCACGCAACCGCTGGCGCGCGGAAAACAGCCGTTTTTTGATCGCCGTCACCGGCACATCCAAAAACGCGCCGATTTCAGACTGCGAATACCCACTCAGGTAATACAACATCACTGTCGCGCGTTCGCGTTCCGGCAACGAATCAATGGCGCTCCAAACCTGATTCTTCATTTCGCGCTGCTCCATCGCTTCCGCTTGATTCGGAGCTTGTGATGCTTTTTCCTGCGCCGATTGCAATGGTTCCAACTTGCCAAGTTTGCCGCGAATCAGACGGTCGCATTGTTTGAATACGATGCGACGAAACCATCCGGGAAACGCCGCCGGTTCGCGCAGTTGCGGTAAACACAGATATGCCTCTAAAAATGCTTCCTGCGCCGCGTCTTCGGCCAGATGCAAATTGCCGAGCAACGAATATCCGTACCCGACGGCCATATCCTGAAAGCGACGCACCACGACGCCGAAGGCTTCCGCATCGCCTTCCCGCGCCTTATCCACCAGATCGGCCAACGTTGTTACATCGCTCATTCCGATTCCTCGAATTTGCAGTTGAAGCAGCTTCCGCCGATAAGTCCCAAATCAAACTGAAAAGGTTACCGGCTGGGCAAAATTTTTTCGCCGAAACGAAATTTCAGACAGGTCTAGGCCGTTGCCAAAGTTTGCGCCGCCGTTCACCTTCTTTTACCATTCCCGTGCCAAGGAAGTTCGATTCACAACCACAACACACAAAAGGAATGCACCCGATGAAACTTTTTCTTCAATCCCTTATGGCGTTGGTTTTCTGTTTGCTGCTTTCCGTGGCGGCATACGCGCAGGCAGCATCGGCGGATGCCAAAGCCAAACCGTCAGATGACGCGACGGCCATTCGCGCAGTGCTGGATGCGCAGGTCGCCGCCTGGAACGCAGGCAAACTGGAAGAGTTTATGACCGGCTACTGGCGCTCGCCGAAGCTGACGTTTTTTTCCGGCGGACGCAAATTGGAAGGCTGGGATGCGACGCTGGAACGCTATCGCAAAAACTATCAATCCGAAGGTCGGGAAATGGGCAAGCTGCAATTTCTGGACCTGGACATTCAAACTTTCGGCAGCGGCGCGGTCGTGCGCGGACGCTTTGAACTGACCATGTCCGATGGCAAAAAACCGACCGGATTGTTCACACTGATTTTCCGCAAATTCAACAAAGACTGGAAAATCATCCACGATCACACTTCAACGAATTAACCAATCCGAAGAAGCGATTTCCTCAGCGCTTCTTCCCTTCACCAATCGAGGACGTTATGCGCTCAATTCGTTTCTTCACCAATCTGACAATTCTCGTGTTGCTTCTTGCGGTGCTGGCCATCACCACGCCCACGGCGGATTATGCTCAAGATCCCAATTTCCGCCTGATGAATGTCGAACGACGACTGGATCAACTGCAAATGCGGATTGATTTTGTCGAGCGTGCGCAACAAGCCTTGTCGCTCAACGCCACCGGCAACCAAATGACACCGGCAGCGGTGCTGGAACTCCAACGCCAACAACTCAGCATGGCGGATCAAATGGTGACAATGCAAAAACAAATGCTGGAAATGCAAAAAGCGATTGACCGGTTGTCGGAAAAAGTCGGCGGGCAGGAAAGGAAACCGGAAGAAAAACCAAAACCCAAATCGCCGTCGGGCAAGCCGTAATTTCAAATCTCAAATTTGAGAGATTCGTGTCAGCAACCGCTCGCAAGCTTCCTGAAAAGCGCCGGGGTCGGGCAGCAGGCTGAGCACCAGAAACGCTTCGCGTGGAAAGTCGAAAAAATATCCCGGATGCGCCAGCACGTCGTCTTCCGCCAATAAACGCAATACCAATTCTTCTTCTGAACCGTGACGCGGAACTTCCAGTGTCACATACCAGCCACCTTCCGCGTTCAACAGCCGCACGGGCGAATGCTCGACCTTCGCAGCCAGCCAATCATAATTGGCTTTCACACGATCCAGAATTTGCCGCTGCAATCCGGCGCGAAGCCGGAACCAATGCGGCGCGGCATGCTGAACCGGAGCGCCAACGGAAAGAAATGTGTCGGCAATCAAATCCAATCGCTCGATGGCTTGCTCGCGCAAATCCGCCGGGCCGTTTGTCACAATCCAGCCGAGTTTCATCTGCGGCAGCGCCAGAATCTTGGAAAACCCGCTCATCACGAAGGTCAGCGCCTCAGTGTTCTCCACCAGCGAAGCCACGCGATTTTCGTCTTCGCCAAAGGCGTAATCGCTAAACACTTCATCAACAATCAAAGCGAGATTGTGTCGAACACAGAGTTCGTTCAATCGCCGAAGCTCCTCCCGTTTGACGAAAGATCCCGTCGGATTGTTCGGGCTGACCAAAATGATTGCGCGCGTGTTGGCAGTGATCGCTTTTTCAATCGAATCAAAATCCATTCGCCAACCAACTGAAAGATATTCCAGTTCATAAGGACGAAGCTCCACGCTTTCCAGCGAAGCCAGAAACTCAAACAGGGGATAACTCGGTTGCGGAACCAACACGTTGTCACCCTGATTGGCCAGCAGTTTGAAAAGAAAGGAATAGGCTTCGCTGGTGCTGGCCGTCAGGTGAATGTGGTTGGCGTCCACAGCGAAGCCGCGCTCGGCGTAATAGGCTGCAACCGCTTCGCGCGCGACGAGCAATCCTTTCGGCTGCGGTTCGTATGTCATCGCCGCCACATTCGCCAACGCGGACAGAAGGTCTTTCGTTGGAAACGCAAATCCCGCGCGCGTCGGATTTGATTCCGTCAAATCCAGAATCCGAACGCCTGCTTGCCGCTTTTCCGCAATCAACTGAGAAAGCCGATTGGTATCGAGGCTCCATTTGAAGCGGGTAGAGAATATGGTCATAAAGAAAAAGAAGGAGCGTAAGCGCGAATGCTTACGCTCCTGTCGTTAAGGATTCGGGCGGACGGGGACGTCCGCGCTCCGGCTTTACTTCGTTTTGGCAAAATCGCCCGCTTTGATAATGGAAATTTTGGCGGG encodes:
- a CDS encoding ankyrin repeat domain-containing protein encodes the protein MKFRLLALATILAIAAFTQPAVAGQKGEPAVQEFFKAITQGDVAKVKEMLKADPQLARARDGKGTSAVLRATYYDKKEIAAVLLETGIELNIFEAAATGQTQRVRTLLKQDSALVNAYAPDGFFPLGLATFFGHRETVEVLLAAGADVNAASRESMKVTPLHSAVAARQIGIARLLIARGAKVNARQAEGGFTPLHEVAANGDLEFAKLLLEHGAEINAKTEDGKTPLAFAVSRNQSEMAAFLRQGGATL
- a CDS encoding sigma-70 family RNA polymerase sigma factor, which produces MSDVTTLADLVDKAREGDAEAFGVVVRRFQDMAVGYGYSLLGNLHLAEDAAQEAFLEAYLCLPQLREPAAFPGWFRRIVFKQCDRLIRGKLGKLEPLQSAQEKASQAPNQAEAMEQREMKNQVWSAIDSLPERERATVMLYYLSGYSQSEIGAFLDVPVTAIKKRLFSARQRLRELLLDVVADTLRENRPSQDERFAASVIEILNAARTGDASRVKELLQQNRRLLTARDWLGNTALILAVNSGQQAVAELLFKAGVQPDIHEAAAIGKTDRVAALLRENAALLNSYSAEGFTPLGLAAHFGHSETTEFLLNQGANASAVARHPLQVTPLHAALFGRQIETARLLIEHGSDVNAHRGGKGWPRSGWTALHYVAGYGLMELIEPLLAHGADPNAPDDAGCTPLRVAIENQQDLAADLLRQKGARE
- a CDS encoding DUF3225 domain-containing protein, with the translated sequence MKLFLQSLMALVFCLLLSVAAYAQAASADAKAKPSDDATAIRAVLDAQVAAWNAGKLEEFMTGYWRSPKLTFFSGGRKLEGWDATLERYRKNYQSEGREMGKLQFLDLDIQTFGSGAVVRGRFELTMSDGKKPTGLFTLIFRKFNKDWKIIHDHTSTN
- a CDS encoding pyridoxal phosphate-dependent aminotransferase: MTIFSTRFKWSLDTNRLSQLIAEKRQAGVRILDLTESNPTRAGFAFPTKDLLSALANVAAMTYEPQPKGLLVAREAVAAYYAERGFAVDANHIHLTASTSEAYSFLFKLLANQGDNVLVPQPSYPLFEFLASLESVELRPYELEYLSVGWRMDFDSIEKAITANTRAIILVSPNNPTGSFVKREELRRLNELCVRHNLALIVDEVFSDYAFGEDENRVASLVENTEALTFVMSGFSKILALPQMKLGWIVTNGPADLREQAIERLDLIADTFLSVGAPVQHAAPHWFRLRAGLQRQILDRVKANYDWLAAKVEHSPVRLLNAEGGWYVTLEVPRHGSEEELVLRLLAEDDVLAHPGYFFDFPREAFLVLSLLPDPGAFQEACERLLTRISQI